Proteins from a genomic interval of Nostoc sp. TCL240-02:
- the lpxB gene encoding lipid-A-disaccharide synthase translates to MRIFISTGEVSGDLQGSLLITALKRQAMAIGLKLEIVALGGEKMVEAGAILLGNTSSIGSMGILEGLPYILPTLQVQRQAIASLKQNPPDLVVLIDYMTPNLEIGTYMKQQLPDVPVVYYIAPQEWAWSLSLRRTNRIIGFTDKLLAIFPQEARYFREKGAKVTWVGHPLVDRIQDAPSRQAARATLGIAPEQIAIALLPASRRQELKYLLPIIFQAAQTIQAKLPKVHFWIPLSLEVYRQPIEEAIRRYGLRATVLSGQQIEVFAAADLAISKSGTVNLELALLNVPQVVVYRLSRLTAWIARKILKGSIAFASPPNLVVMKPIVPEFLQEQATAENIIQAAMELLLNPSRKEQTLLDYEEMRQSLGEVGVCDRAAQEILQMVTESGD, encoded by the coding sequence ATGCGGATTTTTATCAGCACTGGCGAAGTATCTGGCGATTTACAAGGGTCGCTGCTAATTACAGCGCTGAAGCGTCAAGCTATGGCGATTGGGTTGAAATTAGAGATTGTGGCGCTGGGTGGTGAAAAAATGGTGGAGGCTGGGGCAATTCTGCTGGGCAATACTAGTAGTATTGGCTCAATGGGTATTCTAGAAGGTTTGCCTTATATTTTACCTACTCTCCAGGTACAACGTCAGGCGATCGCTTCCCTAAAACAAAATCCACCAGATTTAGTAGTGCTGATCGATTATATGACTCCCAATCTGGAAATTGGGACTTATATGAAACAGCAGTTACCAGATGTGCCTGTAGTGTATTACATTGCTCCCCAAGAGTGGGCTTGGTCATTAAGTTTGCGTAGAACTAACCGGATTATTGGTTTTACAGATAAGCTTTTGGCAATTTTCCCACAAGAAGCTCGTTACTTTCGTGAGAAAGGAGCAAAAGTTACTTGGGTAGGGCATCCTTTGGTTGACCGAATACAAGACGCTCCCAGTCGCCAAGCAGCGCGTGCAACACTGGGGATTGCACCAGAACAAATTGCGATCGCACTTCTCCCCGCCTCTCGCCGCCAAGAACTAAAATATCTTTTACCAATTATTTTTCAAGCCGCCCAAACTATTCAAGCTAAATTACCCAAAGTTCATTTCTGGATTCCCCTATCTTTGGAAGTCTATAGACAGCCAATTGAGGAGGCTATTAGGCGTTACGGTTTACGGGCGACAGTTCTATCAGGTCAACAAATAGAAGTTTTTGCTGCGGCTGATTTAGCCATTAGTAAATCTGGTACTGTCAATTTAGAGCTTGCTCTGTTAAATGTGCCCCAAGTTGTAGTTTACCGCCTCAGTCGCCTGACTGCTTGGATAGCTCGTAAAATCCTCAAAGGTTCTATCGCCTTTGCATCGCCACCAAACTTAGTTGTGATGAAGCCGATTGTGCCAGAATTTTTACAAGAGCAAGCCACAGCAGAGAATATTATCCAAGCCGCGATGGAACTACTACTCAATCCCAGTCGCAAAGAGCAAACTTTGCTAGATTATGAAGAAATGCGGCAAAGTTTAGGAGAAGTTGGAGTGTGCGATCGCGCTGCTCAAGAAATTTTGCAAATGGTGACGGAGAGTGGGGATTAG
- a CDS encoding DNA cytosine methyltransferase codes for MAYEMRKKRAIAVDLFAGAGGMTLGFEQAGFDVLASVEIDPIHCATHEFNFPYCSVLCQSVVDTTGEEIRSRSKIGDREIDVVICGSPCQGFSLIGKRVVDDPRNSLVFHFHRLVFELKPKFFVMENVRGITVGEHKKILQSLISEFKIYGYKVEENYQILNAANYGVPQSRERLFLIGAREDVELPKYPQPITKPALPNNLTSKKISNIPLSPTVWDAIKDLPEIENYPELATRDWVIAEYEKPSNYARVLRGLKFLNDDYSYKREYDLRILSSSLITKHSAETIQRFQETKQGEREKISRFHKLHPGGVCNTLRAGTDKYRGSFTSPRPIHPFTPRCITVREAARLHSYPDWFRFHATKWHGFRQVGNSVPPLLAKAVAGEIIRSLNISPFKPSLRYKLGDEKLLQFKMSQAEQYYQRD; via the coding sequence ATGGCTTATGAGATGAGAAAAAAAAGAGCGATCGCAGTTGATTTGTTCGCTGGCGCAGGTGGTATGACTCTTGGCTTTGAACAAGCTGGTTTTGACGTGCTAGCGTCTGTAGAAATCGACCCTATACACTGTGCAACACATGAGTTTAACTTTCCTTATTGCTCAGTGTTATGTCAAAGTGTTGTGGATACAACCGGCGAAGAAATCAGGAGCCGGTCTAAAATTGGCGATCGCGAAATTGATGTGGTAATTTGTGGCTCACCATGTCAAGGATTTTCTCTAATTGGTAAACGGGTTGTTGATGATCCGCGAAATTCTTTAGTGTTTCACTTTCATCGGCTGGTTTTTGAGCTAAAACCGAAATTCTTTGTAATGGAAAATGTTCGGGGAATCACAGTTGGCGAACATAAAAAAATCCTTCAATCTTTAATTAGTGAGTTTAAAATTTATGGCTATAAAGTAGAAGAAAATTACCAAATTCTCAATGCTGCAAATTACGGAGTACCACAGTCACGAGAGAGGTTATTTCTTATAGGTGCAAGGGAAGATGTAGAATTACCGAAATATCCTCAGCCGATTACAAAACCAGCATTACCAAATAATTTAACTTCTAAAAAAATATCTAATATCCCGTTGAGTCCTACAGTATGGGATGCAATTAAAGATTTACCTGAAATCGAAAACTATCCTGAGTTAGCAACAAGAGATTGGGTTATAGCAGAATACGAAAAGCCTAGTAACTATGCTCGTGTACTTCGCGGTCTTAAATTCCTGAACGATGATTATTCTTACAAACGTGAATATGATTTGCGAATCCTCTCTTCAAGTTTAATAACAAAACATTCTGCGGAAACTATTCAACGTTTTCAGGAGACAAAACAAGGTGAAAGGGAAAAAATTAGTCGTTTTCATAAGCTACATCCTGGTGGTGTCTGCAATACTTTAAGAGCTGGAACAGACAAATATAGGGGTTCCTTCACATCTCCTAGACCGATTCATCCATTTACACCTCGTTGTATTACAGTCAGGGAAGCGGCAAGATTACATTCTTACCCCGATTGGTTTAGATTTCATGCAACCAAATGGCACGGATTTCGGCAAGTTGGTAACTCTGTACCACCGCTACTAGCAAAGGCTGTGGCTGGTGAAATTATTCGTAGTTTGAATATTTCGCCTTTTAAGCCGAGTTTGCGATACAAGTTAGGAGACGAGAAGCTATTACAGTTTAAGATGTCGCAAGCGGAACAATATTATCAGCGTGACTAG
- the nfi gene encoding deoxyribonuclease V (cleaves DNA at apurinic or apyrimidinic sites): MKFDRDVAWPSTLEEAIVIQEKLRYQVITEDQLEEPIQYVAGVDMGFEADGTISRAAVAVLSFPDLQVIETSLAHRPTTFPYVPGFLSFREIPAVLDALEKIQTTPDIILCDGQGIAHPRRLGIASHLGLLIDMPTIGVAKSRLVGKYEELPEAKGSTQPLIYEGETVGAVLRSRAGVKPLYISSGHRISLPTAIDYVLRCTPKYRLPETTRIADKLASDR; this comes from the coding sequence ATGAAATTTGATCGAGATGTTGCTTGGCCTTCGACGCTGGAAGAAGCCATAGTTATCCAAGAAAAGCTGCGATATCAAGTAATTACTGAGGATCAACTAGAAGAACCTATCCAGTATGTTGCTGGAGTGGATATGGGTTTTGAAGCTGATGGAACCATTAGCCGTGCAGCTGTGGCAGTACTGAGTTTTCCCGATCTGCAAGTAATTGAGACGAGCCTAGCACACCGTCCTACTACCTTTCCTTATGTTCCTGGGTTCCTCTCATTTCGGGAAATTCCAGCTGTTCTCGATGCCCTGGAAAAGATTCAAACAACACCAGATATTATCCTGTGTGATGGTCAAGGAATTGCTCATCCCCGGAGATTAGGTATAGCTAGCCACTTAGGGTTACTGATAGATATGCCAACAATTGGTGTAGCCAAGTCCAGGTTGGTAGGTAAGTATGAGGAATTGCCAGAAGCCAAAGGCAGCACGCAACCACTGATATATGAGGGTGAAACCGTTGGGGCTGTTTTGCGATCGCGCGCAGGAGTAAAACCTCTGTACATCTCTAGCGGTCATAGAATTAGTTTACCAACAGCAATTGACTATGTATTACGCTGCACGCCAAAATATCGGCTACCAGAAACTACACGCATTGCTGATAAACTAGCGTCGGACAGATAA
- a CDS encoding FHA domain-containing protein, with protein MNALTLQWHDAGQDKTQNIYEQQPSQNLGTVRIGRDPLRCDIVLSHPTVSGLHVEIFFHHQQQRFYIRNLRSQNPPLIDGRQLVQGEMPLTDGTSISLGQIKLNVTKVSTGSIPATILMPPHPGHHHHLPTPPAPPLGIYGLECPKCHKVSPGENLQIGCHWCGTSLAAAVSVLVAPGS; from the coding sequence ATGAACGCACTAACTTTACAGTGGCACGATGCAGGTCAAGATAAAACTCAGAATATTTACGAACAACAGCCAAGTCAAAATCTTGGTACTGTCCGTATTGGTCGTGATCCCCTACGGTGCGATATTGTTTTGAGTCATCCTACTGTATCTGGTCTGCACGTTGAAATCTTTTTTCATCACCAGCAACAGCGCTTTTATATCAGAAATTTGCGATCGCAAAATCCCCCCCTGATCGATGGACGGCAATTAGTCCAAGGTGAAATGCCTTTAACAGATGGTACTAGTATCTCTTTGGGACAAATAAAACTCAACGTTACTAAAGTTTCCACAGGCAGCATTCCAGCAACAATTTTAATGCCACCGCATCCCGGACATCATCACCATTTACCAACACCTCCCGCACCACCGCTAGGAATTTATGGTCTAGAATGCCCCAAATGTCATAAAGTTTCCCCAGGAGAGAATTTACAAATTGGCTGTCATTGGTGTGGGACATCTTTGGCTGCTGCTGTGAGTGTGTTAGTAGCACCGGGTAGTTGA
- a CDS encoding FHA domain-containing protein yields MTNDLQIQLSWEEPATGERREPRLNIPIAFGREFPRLPAELRGMRVSRMLLNSNEVSRYHALIDWEQDQLVVIDQGSVNGVYVNGKQQTRSVLANADTLQIGPYVITVKFGASVSEPDTSPPSTIHFNANTNLPDPTLPVAQPLTPLASNFPPLAFQSENVAVQALYATGLSVDESDYLAIGAGLGSFVWADLLRLSGVRADKIVALGLEAEPYARYKRLCLNSQIPLYERLRSNSDSCPDNIWGWPSYALREAWRDCSKGQINSALKYLWQVFAEPTFAETYTPRAGNVFDSIDREAKRIGWNQIYRYGRVRAIRKTDDGRYCVAYSRAPGNYAFLVTRYLHLATGYPAIQFLPDLQAYREKYQDFKSVVNAYEAHDHVYEQLERQGGTVLIRGRGIVASRIIQRIYEARKRNRNIAVLHLMRSPKPQGNKFQNTQRLVKNHYEFQPFNWPKACWGGELRAMLEKATPDERKRLLADWGGTTTADRQDWQQITAQGISEGWYQITFGEVLDVERDAQNRTITHIREQSFGEMKLLADFIVDATGLDAKVDANPLIADLVKHYNLPVNHLGRLNVANNFELVEMRSGKGQMYAAGAITLGGPYAAVDSFLGLQYAALVAVDGLAATRAPGVNRLNTISSFRQWLKWVLNQSP; encoded by the coding sequence ATGACAAATGACTTACAAATTCAATTGAGTTGGGAAGAACCAGCGACAGGAGAACGGCGAGAACCAAGGTTGAATATACCGATCGCTTTTGGTCGGGAATTCCCTCGCTTACCTGCCGAACTTAGGGGAATGCGCGTTTCTCGGATGCTGCTTAACAGTAACGAGGTTTCTCGCTACCATGCCCTAATTGACTGGGAACAAGACCAGCTAGTGGTGATTGACCAAGGCAGCGTTAACGGTGTATATGTCAACGGTAAACAACAAACGCGCAGTGTTTTGGCTAATGCCGATACATTGCAAATTGGCCCTTATGTAATCACAGTGAAATTTGGTGCTAGCGTCTCTGAACCAGATACCAGCCCCCCTTCAACGATTCACTTCAACGCAAATACCAATCTTCCAGACCCCACATTGCCTGTAGCCCAGCCGCTAACGCCCTTGGCAAGTAATTTTCCGCCACTAGCGTTTCAATCGGAAAATGTCGCCGTGCAAGCGCTTTATGCTACAGGTCTATCAGTAGATGAATCTGATTATCTAGCGATCGGGGCGGGATTGGGTAGCTTTGTTTGGGCTGATTTGCTGCGACTTAGTGGTGTGCGTGCTGACAAGATTGTAGCTTTGGGATTGGAAGCAGAGCCTTATGCTCGTTACAAGCGTCTTTGTTTGAATTCGCAAATTCCCTTATATGAAAGACTGCGTTCTAATTCTGACTCTTGCCCTGATAATATTTGGGGCTGGCCTAGTTATGCCTTGCGCGAAGCTTGGCGTGATTGCAGCAAGGGACAGATAAACTCAGCATTGAAGTATTTGTGGCAAGTATTTGCAGAACCAACATTTGCAGAAACTTATACACCCCGTGCGGGTAATGTCTTTGATTCCATAGATAGGGAGGCGAAGCGTATTGGTTGGAATCAAATTTATCGCTATGGACGAGTTAGGGCAATTCGCAAAACTGATGATGGCAGATATTGCGTAGCCTATTCTCGCGCCCCAGGAAATTATGCTTTTTTAGTTACTCGTTATTTACATTTAGCTACTGGATATCCAGCAATTCAGTTTCTTCCAGATTTGCAAGCTTATAGAGAAAAATATCAAGATTTTAAATCTGTCGTCAATGCTTATGAAGCACATGATCATGTTTATGAGCAACTAGAGCGACAAGGTGGTACGGTATTGATTCGGGGGCGGGGAATTGTGGCTTCGCGGATTATTCAGCGCATTTATGAAGCCAGAAAGCGAAATCGGAATATTGCAGTTTTGCATTTAATGCGATCGCCTAAACCTCAAGGCAACAAATTTCAAAATACCCAGCGCCTAGTCAAAAATCATTACGAATTTCAACCTTTTAACTGGCCAAAAGCCTGTTGGGGCGGCGAACTCCGGGCAATGTTAGAAAAAGCTACCCCCGATGAACGCAAGCGTTTACTAGCAGACTGGGGTGGAACTACCACCGCTGACCGCCAAGACTGGCAGCAAATTACTGCCCAGGGTATCAGCGAAGGCTGGTATCAAATTACCTTCGGAGAGGTTTTGGATGTAGAACGAGATGCCCAAAACCGGACTATTACCCATATCCGAGAACAAAGCTTTGGGGAAATGAAATTACTAGCTGATTTTATTGTTGATGCTACTGGACTGGATGCGAAAGTAGATGCCAATCCTCTGATAGCAGATTTAGTGAAACATTACAATCTCCCAGTAAATCATCTGGGACGGTTGAATGTAGCGAACAATTTTGAACTAGTAGAAATGCGTAGTGGCAAAGGTCAAATGTATGCTGCTGGGGCTATTACTTTAGGTGGCCCTTATGCTGCCGTTGATAGTTTTTTGGGCTTGCAATATGCTGCATTAGTCGCCGTTGATGGACTCGCCGCCACCCGTGCGCCTGGAGTTAATCGTTTGAATACTATAAGTTCTTTTAGGCAGTGGTTGAAGTGGGTGTTAAATCAGTCACCTTAG
- a CDS encoding magnesium chelatase subunit H, with product MFTHVKSTIRHIAPDNLRGRSLIKVVYVVLESQYQSALSQAVRTINANNPNLAIEISGYLIEELRDPENYEEFKREVENANIFIASLIFIEDLAQKVVAAVEPHRDRLDVSVVFPSMPEVMRLSKMGSFSLAQLGQSKSAIAQFMRKRKEKSGAGFQDGMLKLLRTLPQVLKFLPMDKAQDARNFMLSFQYWLGGSPENLENFLLMLADKYVFKGLDKQDFAPSTYEQPVVYPDLGIWHPLAPSMFEDVREYLNWYTARKDISSDLKDPLAPCVGLVLQRTHLVTGDDAHYVAMVQELEALGARVLPVFAGGLDFSKPVDAYFYEPTTNIQLVDAVISLTGFALVGGPARQDHPKAIESLKRLNRPYMVALPLVFQTTEEWMDSDLGLHPIQVALQIAIPELDGAIEPIILSGRDGATGKAIALRDRVEAVAERALKWANLRRKPKLDKKVAITVFSFPPDKGNVGTAAYLDVFGSIYEVMKALKNNGYDLPELPESAEALMQEVIHDAQAQYNSPELNVAYKMSVPEYEALTPYSQRLEENWGPPPGHLNSDGQNLLIYGKQFGNVFIGVQPTFGYEGDPMRLLFSRSASPHHGFAAYYTYLEQVWKADAVLHFGTHGSLEFMPGKQMGMSGDCYPDNLIGSIPNLYYYAANNPSEATIAKRRSYAETISYLTPPAENAGLYKGLKELSELIASYQTLKDSGRGISIVNSIMDKCRIVNLDKDIHLPETDARDMSADDRDNIVGNVYRKLMEIESRLLPCGLHVIGKPPSAEEAIATLVNIASLDRQEEGIQGLPGIIANSLGRNIDDIYQNNDRGILEDVQLLQDITLATRAAVTALVQEQIDAEGRVSLVSRLNFFNMGKKEPWVESLYKAGYPKVDSAALKPLFEYLEFCLEQVCADNELGALLKGLEGEYVLPGPGGDPIRNPDVLPTGKNIHALDPQSIPTTAAVQSAKIVVDRLLIRNKAENEGKWPETIACVLWGTDNIKTYGESLAQIMWMVGVRPVPDALGRVNKLELISLEELGRPRIDVVINCSGVFRDLFINQMNLLDQGVKMAAEADEPLEMNFVRKHALQQAEDMGINLRQAATRVFSNASGSYSSNINLAVENSTWDSEAELQEMYLNRKSFSFNSDNPGIMDESRQIFESTLKTADATFQNLDSSEISLTDVSHYFDSDPTKLVASLRGDGKKPASYIADTTTANAQVRTLSETVRLDARTKLLNPKWYEGMLNHGYEGVRELSKRLVNTVGWSATAGAVDNWIYEDTNETFIKDEEMQKRLLNLNPHSFRKVVSTLLEVNGRGYWETSEENLDRLRELYQEVEDRIEGIE from the coding sequence ATGTTCACACACGTCAAGTCCACCATTAGACACATTGCGCCTGATAACTTACGCGGACGTAGTTTAATCAAGGTGGTCTATGTCGTGCTTGAGTCCCAGTACCAGAGCGCATTGTCGCAAGCGGTTCGCACCATTAACGCGAACAATCCCAACTTGGCGATTGAAATCAGCGGGTACTTGATTGAGGAACTCCGCGACCCAGAGAATTACGAGGAGTTTAAACGAGAAGTTGAGAATGCGAATATCTTCATCGCTTCTCTCATATTCATCGAAGACTTAGCACAGAAAGTAGTAGCGGCAGTAGAACCACACCGCGATCGCTTGGACGTTTCCGTTGTCTTTCCCTCGATGCCAGAGGTAATGCGCCTGAGTAAAATGGGCAGCTTTTCCCTGGCACAGTTGGGTCAGTCAAAAAGTGCGATCGCCCAATTCATGCGGAAACGCAAAGAAAAATCCGGTGCGGGATTTCAAGATGGGATGCTAAAGCTTTTGCGAACCCTGCCGCAAGTGCTGAAGTTTTTACCAATGGACAAGGCACAGGATGCCCGAAATTTCATGCTCAGTTTTCAGTATTGGCTAGGTGGTTCTCCAGAAAATCTGGAAAACTTCTTGCTGATGCTAGCTGATAAATATGTATTTAAAGGTTTAGATAAACAAGATTTTGCACCTTCTACATACGAACAGCCGGTGGTTTATCCCGATTTAGGGATTTGGCATCCTCTGGCTCCCAGTATGTTTGAAGATGTTAGAGAATACCTCAATTGGTATACAGCTCGTAAGGATATTTCTAGCGATCTAAAAGATCCCCTAGCTCCTTGTGTCGGGTTAGTATTGCAACGCACTCACCTAGTTACAGGGGATGATGCCCATTATGTGGCAATGGTGCAGGAGTTGGAAGCATTAGGCGCACGGGTACTACCTGTGTTTGCTGGTGGTTTGGACTTCTCCAAGCCTGTGGATGCATACTTTTATGAACCGACTACTAATATACAGTTGGTAGATGCAGTAATATCACTGACTGGTTTTGCTTTAGTGGGTGGCCCAGCTAGACAAGACCATCCCAAGGCAATTGAATCACTCAAACGCTTAAATCGTCCTTACATGGTGGCGTTACCCTTAGTATTCCAAACCACAGAAGAGTGGATGGATAGCGATTTAGGGTTACATCCAATTCAAGTAGCTTTGCAAATTGCAATCCCGGAATTGGATGGGGCAATTGAGCCGATAATTTTATCAGGTAGAGATGGGGCTACAGGGAAAGCGATCGCACTGCGCGATCGGGTTGAAGCAGTAGCCGAACGCGCCTTAAAATGGGCTAACCTCCGCCGTAAGCCAAAACTTGATAAGAAAGTCGCCATCACCGTTTTCAGCTTCCCGCCAGATAAAGGCAACGTCGGAACCGCCGCTTACTTAGATGTATTCGGTTCCATCTACGAGGTGATGAAAGCCCTCAAAAATAACGGCTACGACTTACCCGAATTGCCAGAATCAGCCGAAGCGTTGATGCAAGAAGTCATCCATGACGCTCAAGCGCAGTACAACAGCCCAGAACTGAACGTTGCTTACAAAATGTCGGTTCCTGAGTATGAGGCGCTGACTCCTTACTCTCAACGCCTAGAAGAAAACTGGGGCCCACCTCCGGGACATCTCAACAGTGACGGGCAAAATCTGCTGATTTATGGTAAGCAATTCGGTAACGTCTTCATCGGTGTCCAACCCACATTTGGTTACGAAGGCGACCCGATGCGGCTGTTGTTCTCCCGTTCAGCTAGTCCTCACCACGGTTTTGCTGCTTACTACACTTACCTAGAACAAGTTTGGAAAGCTGATGCTGTACTGCACTTTGGTACACACGGTTCCTTAGAATTCATGCCAGGTAAACAGATGGGGATGTCTGGTGATTGTTATCCAGATAACTTGATTGGCTCAATTCCCAACCTGTATTACTACGCAGCGAATAATCCGAGTGAAGCGACAATTGCCAAACGCCGGAGTTATGCCGAAACCATTTCTTACTTGACACCGCCGGCAGAAAATGCTGGTTTGTATAAAGGTTTAAAAGAACTCAGCGAGTTAATTGCTTCTTACCAAACCTTAAAAGATAGTGGACGCGGTATTTCCATTGTTAATAGCATCATGGATAAATGCCGGATCGTGAATCTGGATAAGGATATTCACCTGCCAGAAACCGATGCCAGAGACATGAGTGCCGACGATCGCGATAATATTGTTGGCAACGTCTACCGCAAGTTGATGGAAATCGAGTCGCGGTTGTTGCCTTGTGGTTTGCACGTCATTGGTAAACCGCCAAGTGCAGAAGAAGCGATCGCAACTCTGGTCAACATTGCTAGTCTAGATCGTCAGGAAGAAGGAATTCAAGGCTTGCCGGGAATTATCGCCAATAGCCTTGGGCGTAACATTGACGATATTTACCAAAATAACGACAGAGGCATTTTAGAAGATGTCCAGTTACTCCAAGACATCACCTTGGCAACCCGTGCAGCAGTTACCGCACTTGTCCAAGAGCAAATCGACGCGGAAGGACGAGTTTCTCTAGTTTCCCGGTTGAATTTCTTCAACATGGGCAAAAAAGAACCTTGGGTAGAATCATTGTATAAAGCAGGTTATCCCAAAGTTGATAGCGCAGCCTTAAAACCCCTATTTGAGTATTTGGAATTCTGCCTAGAGCAAGTTTGTGCCGACAACGAACTCGGAGCATTACTCAAAGGCTTAGAAGGCGAGTACGTCCTACCTGGCCCTGGTGGCGATCCCATCCGCAACCCGGATGTATTACCCACAGGTAAGAATATCCACGCACTCGATCCACAATCCATCCCAACAACAGCAGCAGTACAATCAGCCAAAATCGTTGTAGACAGGCTTTTGATCCGCAACAAGGCTGAAAACGAAGGAAAATGGCCAGAAACCATCGCCTGTGTCCTTTGGGGAACCGATAACATCAAAACTTACGGTGAATCCCTAGCCCAAATTATGTGGATGGTGGGCGTGCGTCCAGTTCCCGATGCCTTGGGACGGGTAAACAAGTTGGAATTGATATCTTTAGAAGAGTTGGGAAGACCCAGAATTGATGTGGTAATCAACTGTTCTGGTGTATTCCGCGACTTGTTCATCAACCAAATGAACCTGCTAGACCAAGGCGTGAAGATGGCAGCTGAGGCAGATGAACCCTTAGAAATGAACTTTGTTCGCAAACACGCTTTGCAACAAGCTGAAGATATGGGGATTAATCTGCGTCAAGCAGCAACGCGCGTTTTCTCCAACGCTTCTGGTTCCTACTCGTCAAATATCAACTTGGCGGTAGAAAACAGCACTTGGGATAGCGAAGCCGAGTTACAGGAAATGTATCTCAACCGGAAATCCTTCTCTTTCAATTCCGATAACCCCGGAATTATGGACGAATCCCGGCAGATTTTTGAAAGTACATTGAAAACTGCTGATGCAACTTTCCAAAATTTGGATTCTTCTGAGATTAGCTTAACGGACGTTTCCCATTACTTCGATTCAGATCCTACTAAGCTGGTGGCAAGTCTGCGGGGTGACGGTAAAAAACCAGCATCTTATATTGCAGATACAACCACAGCTAATGCCCAAGTGCGGACATTATCAGAAACCGTGCGTTTGGATGCGCGTACCAAATTGTTAAATCCCAAATGGTATGAGGGGATGCTGAATCACGGTTATGAAGGTGTGCGTGAACTCTCCAAGCGATTGGTAAATACAGTGGGTTGGAGTGCTACAGCCGGCGCTGTGGATAACTGGATTTACGAGGATACTAACGAAACCTTCATCAAAGATGAAGAAATGCAGAAACGATTGCTGAACCTGAATCCCCATTCTTTCCGCAAGGTTGTATCCACTTTGTTGGAAGTGAATGGACGCGGTTATTGGGAGACTAGCGAGGAGAATTTAGATCGTCTGCGTGAGTTGTACCAAGAAGTTGAAGACCGAATTGAAGGGATTGAGTAG
- a CDS encoding toll/interleukin-1 receptor domain-containing protein, with the protein MFNFFSSHNKINKEQIVLEAQEWLVYARQLIARITASESRILQQNISYVESSLTSMEVRNYTIELKDLPNSFPDSDHACTFIVKTFILQVLLRAFEFKIEKLKTYTENSIEIKNESNFTKQSAENIFNYFETKISEAYLTKSVAIIQDSLRAYNIQERFISDISEKLIEPDKIILERLKKYFDKHGDYYPNLCKKVQYIERQYQEVQRQKNEVMNNLEYERKDRENMIKIFISHSSSDKELVSKLVELFRASLNIPSKEIRCTSLDGYRLPGGANFNDQLRQEVYDSHVFIGVLSQASFQSQYVLFELGARWGAKKQLIPLLAPDMSNDLVKDPLKSLNALRCDSNSQLVQLIEELSELLNIKLDKQSAYQKYIDAIVSKKP; encoded by the coding sequence ATGTTTAATTTTTTTAGTTCACATAATAAAATAAACAAAGAGCAAATAGTTCTCGAAGCTCAAGAATGGCTAGTTTATGCAAGACAGTTAATAGCTCGAATTACAGCTTCTGAAAGTCGAATTTTACAGCAAAATATATCGTATGTAGAGAGTTCATTAACCTCTATGGAAGTGCGAAATTATACAATTGAACTTAAGGATCTTCCAAATAGTTTTCCAGACTCAGATCATGCATGTACTTTCATAGTGAAGACATTTATTCTTCAAGTATTGCTTAGAGCGTTTGAATTTAAAATAGAAAAGCTAAAAACGTATACAGAAAATAGTATTGAGATTAAAAATGAATCCAACTTCACCAAACAAAGTGCTGAAAATATATTTAACTATTTTGAAACCAAAATCTCGGAAGCTTATTTAACTAAATCAGTCGCAATTATACAAGATAGCTTAAGGGCATATAATATTCAAGAAAGATTTATCAGTGATATTTCTGAAAAACTAATTGAGCCTGATAAGATAATCCTTGAGCGTCTTAAAAAATATTTTGATAAACATGGGGACTATTACCCTAATCTTTGCAAAAAAGTTCAATATATCGAAAGACAATACCAAGAAGTTCAAAGACAGAAAAATGAGGTTATGAATAATTTAGAGTATGAGAGAAAGGACAGAGAGAATATGATAAAAATATTTATCAGTCATAGCTCTAGTGATAAAGAGCTTGTTTCAAAGCTTGTCGAACTTTTTAGAGCTTCACTAAATATTCCTTCCAAGGAGATAAGATGTACAAGCTTGGATGGCTACAGATTGCCTGGGGGTGCAAATTTCAACGATCAGCTTCGCCAAGAAGTTTATGATTCTCATGTGTTTATAGGAGTGCTTTCCCAAGCGAGTTTTCAATCACAATATGTCTTATTTGAACTTGGAGCACGTTGGGGAGCGAAAAAGCAACTCATTCCATTACTAGCCCCAGATATGAGCAATGATCTTGTTAAAGATCCATTGAAATCCCTAAATGCTCTACGATGTGATAGCAATTCTCAACTTGTACAACTAATCGAAGAGTTATCAGAATTATTGAATATAAAACTTGATAAACAATCAGCATACCAAAAATATATTGATGCGATTGTTAGTAAAAAACCGTAA